A window from Streptomyces sp. NBC_00335 encodes these proteins:
- the narJ gene encoding nitrate reductase molybdenum cofactor assembly chaperone: MSGDALVRLVAGCVLQYPGDHFHDELPRLRAALAGAPAEPAALLGAFLDEAERQTPIELCSQYTSTFDTRNRRCLYLTWWVDGDTRRRGLSLVRLKRIYRDFGLEFAGEELPDFLPVALEFAAREEEAGTELLQEHRAGLELLRLALTESGSPYARILEAVCATLPGPSPETKAEAKALASSGPPQELVGAGSALEPFGPGLDMPADLPLGAPTDLPWPTSASAASLASERMPA; encoded by the coding sequence ATGAGTGGCGATGCACTGGTACGACTGGTCGCGGGCTGCGTACTGCAGTACCCCGGCGACCACTTCCACGACGAACTCCCGCGGCTCCGTGCGGCCCTCGCCGGGGCGCCCGCCGAACCGGCCGCGCTGCTCGGCGCGTTCCTCGACGAGGCCGAGCGGCAGACCCCGATCGAGCTGTGCTCCCAGTACACCTCGACCTTCGACACCCGCAACCGGCGCTGCCTCTACCTCACCTGGTGGGTCGACGGCGACACCCGCCGGCGCGGGCTGTCCCTGGTCCGGCTGAAGCGGATCTACCGGGACTTCGGGCTGGAGTTCGCGGGCGAGGAACTGCCCGACTTCCTGCCGGTGGCCCTGGAGTTCGCCGCCCGCGAGGAGGAGGCCGGCACCGAGCTGCTCCAGGAGCACCGGGCCGGGCTGGAACTGCTGCGCCTGGCGCTCACCGAGTCCGGGTCCCCGTACGCCCGGATCCTGGAGGCCGTCTGCGCGACGCTGCCCGGACCCTCCCCCGAGACCAAGGCGGAGGCGAAGGCCCTCGCATCGAGCGGGCCGCCGCAGGAGCTCGTGGGCGCGGGCTCGGCGCTGGAGCCCTTCGGGCCGGGCCTGGACATGCCGGCCGACCTGCCCCTCGGAGCCCCGACCGACCTCCCCTGGCCCACGTCGGCTTCCGCCGCTTCCCTAGCCTCCGAAAGGATGCCCGCCTGA
- a CDS encoding YwiC-like family protein, whose protein sequence is MPPKKASWIPDQHGAWAMLTVPFLAGTFLSPRPGWQHALLLAAWLLGYAAVFHAQQWLRLRRVAARRPQVARRHVRPALVLGAATALAGIPLAVLHPWLLLAGAAAAPFVAVNCRFALHNRERALANGLVAVVPACGMLLVAVRLGGGGTPWAPAAACLLYFAGTVPYVKTMIRERSSRTYYRGSVTYHAAATALAACLSPWLALPFAAYLARAIALPGRGLRVPLVGAVELVCSAALLVSLLLLF, encoded by the coding sequence GTGCCGCCGAAGAAGGCCTCCTGGATCCCGGACCAGCACGGGGCGTGGGCGATGCTCACGGTGCCCTTCCTCGCGGGCACGTTCCTCTCGCCGCGGCCCGGATGGCAGCACGCCCTGCTCCTGGCGGCCTGGCTCCTCGGCTACGCGGCGGTCTTCCACGCCCAGCAGTGGCTGCGCCTGCGCAGGGTCGCGGCCCGGCGCCCGCAGGTGGCGCGGCGGCACGTCCGCCCGGCACTCGTCCTCGGTGCGGCGACCGCCCTGGCGGGGATCCCACTCGCGGTGCTCCACCCCTGGCTGCTGCTCGCGGGCGCGGCGGCGGCGCCCTTCGTGGCCGTGAACTGCCGGTTCGCGCTGCACAACCGCGAGCGGGCCCTGGCCAACGGCCTGGTCGCGGTGGTCCCGGCGTGCGGGATGCTGCTGGTGGCGGTGCGGCTGGGCGGGGGAGGGACGCCCTGGGCGCCGGCCGCCGCCTGCCTGCTGTACTTCGCGGGCACGGTCCCGTACGTCAAGACGATGATCAGGGAGCGGAGCTCCCGTACGTACTACCGCGGTTCGGTGACCTACCACGCGGCGGCCACCGCCCTGGCGGCCTGCCTCTCCCCCTGGCTGGCCCTGCCCTTCGCGGCCTACCTGGCCCGCGCGATCGCCCTCCCCGGGCGGGGGCTCAGGGTGCCGCTGGTCGGAGCCGTCGAGCTCGTCTGCTCGGCGGCCCTCCTGGTGTCGCTCCTGCTGCTCTTCTAG
- the narH gene encoding nitrate reductase subunit beta: protein MAQVAMVMNLDKCIGCHTCSVTCKQAWTNRQGTEYVWFNNVETLPGQGYPRRWEDQEKWKGGWERTRSGKLRLKAGGRLAKLGKIFANPDLPEIDDYYQPWTYEYKNLTEAPAGDDMPTARPVSQLTGEPIDKIEWGPNWDDNLGGAPTHAPQDPIIEKIRDEVGEKIRFEFEQSFMFYLPRICEHCLNPACVSSCPSGAMYKREEDGIVLVDQDQCRGWRMCVTGCPYKKVYFNHQTGKAEKCTFCFPRIEVGMPTVCSETCVGRMRYLGVMLYDADKVTEAAAVEDEHDLYPSQVECFLDPADPAVIAAARAAGITDEWLDAARNSPVYDLIATYQVALPLHPEYRTMPMVWYVPPLSPVVEAVAATGSDGEDAGNLFGAIESLRIPVEYLAEVLTAGDTVPVEAVLRRMAAMRAYMRRVNLGEERDESIARAVGLSGQEMEDMFRLLAIAKIEDRFVIPSAARAEAEALADSHPLNDTDQGCPVSALPEPRVMLNLGDTRRRS, encoded by the coding sequence ATGGCCCAAGTAGCCATGGTCATGAACCTCGACAAGTGCATCGGCTGCCACACCTGCTCGGTCACCTGCAAGCAGGCGTGGACCAACCGGCAGGGCACCGAGTACGTCTGGTTCAACAACGTCGAAACCCTCCCCGGCCAGGGTTACCCGCGCCGCTGGGAGGACCAGGAGAAGTGGAAGGGCGGCTGGGAGCGCACCCGCTCCGGCAAGCTCCGCCTCAAGGCGGGCGGCCGCCTCGCCAAGCTGGGCAAGATCTTCGCGAATCCGGACCTGCCGGAGATCGACGACTACTACCAGCCCTGGACCTACGAGTACAAGAACCTCACCGAGGCCCCGGCGGGCGACGACATGCCCACCGCCCGGCCCGTCTCCCAGCTCACCGGCGAGCCCATCGACAAGATCGAGTGGGGTCCGAACTGGGACGACAACCTCGGCGGCGCGCCCACGCACGCCCCGCAGGACCCGATCATCGAGAAGATCCGCGACGAGGTCGGCGAGAAGATCCGCTTCGAGTTCGAGCAGAGCTTCATGTTCTACCTCCCGCGGATCTGCGAGCACTGCCTCAACCCCGCGTGCGTCTCCTCGTGCCCCTCCGGCGCGATGTACAAGCGCGAGGAGGACGGCATCGTCCTGGTCGACCAGGACCAGTGCCGCGGCTGGCGGATGTGCGTGACCGGATGCCCGTACAAGAAGGTGTACTTCAACCACCAGACCGGCAAGGCCGAGAAGTGCACCTTCTGCTTCCCGCGCATCGAGGTCGGCATGCCGACCGTGTGCTCGGAGACCTGCGTCGGCCGGATGCGCTACCTCGGCGTGATGCTCTACGACGCCGACAAGGTGACCGAGGCGGCCGCGGTCGAGGACGAGCACGATCTGTACCCCTCCCAGGTGGAGTGCTTCCTGGACCCCGCGGACCCCGCCGTGATCGCCGCCGCCCGCGCGGCCGGCATCACCGACGAGTGGCTCGACGCGGCCCGCAACTCCCCGGTCTACGACCTGATCGCCACCTACCAGGTCGCCCTCCCGCTCCACCCGGAGTACCGGACGATGCCGATGGTCTGGTACGTGCCGCCGCTCTCCCCCGTCGTCGAGGCGGTCGCCGCCACCGGCAGCGACGGCGAGGACGCCGGCAACCTCTTCGGCGCCATCGAGTCCCTGCGCATCCCCGTCGAGTACCTCGCGGAGGTCCTCACCGCCGGCGACACCGTGCCGGTGGAGGCGGTGCTGCGCCGGATGGCGGCGATGCGCGCCTACATGCGCCGGGTCAACCTGGGCGAGGAGCGGGACGAGTCGATCGCGCGGGCCGTCGGGCTGTCCGGGCAGGAGATGGAGGACATGTTCCGCCTCCTCGCCATCGCCAAGATCGAGGACCGCTTCGTGATCCCCAGCGCCGCGCGGGCCGAGGCCGAAGCGCTCGCCGACTCCCACCCGCTGAACGACACGGATCAGGGCTGTCCCGTGAGCGCCCTGCCCGAACCCCGGGTGATGCTCAACCTCGGTGATACCAGGAGGCGTTCGTGA
- the narI gene encoding respiratory nitrate reductase subunit gamma — protein sequence MDLLLWGVLPYVSIALLIAGTVWRARFDKFGWTTHSSQLHESRLLRIGSPLFHFGMLFVVVGHVVGLLIPKSWTDAVGLSDHAYHLMALSTGTIAGVAAAVGIGILVYRRFKVPAVRRATLRSDHLMYSFLLGAMILGLTATLLNSAGMTDGYNYRDGISVWFRSLFTFTPDYHLMAGAPLAFKIHILFGFTLFALIPYSRLVHMFSVPLKYLFRPYVVYRKRDPKQLANRPTKRGWERVS from the coding sequence ATGGACCTCCTCCTGTGGGGCGTACTGCCGTACGTCTCGATCGCGCTGCTCATCGCGGGCACGGTCTGGCGGGCCCGCTTCGACAAGTTCGGCTGGACCACCCACTCCTCGCAGCTGCACGAGTCGCGGCTGCTGCGCATCGGCTCGCCGCTCTTCCACTTCGGCATGCTCTTCGTGGTCGTGGGCCACGTGGTCGGCCTGCTCATCCCCAAGAGCTGGACCGACGCGGTGGGCCTGAGCGACCACGCGTACCACCTGATGGCGCTCTCCACCGGCACCATCGCGGGCGTCGCGGCCGCCGTGGGCATCGGGATCCTGGTCTACCGGCGCTTCAAGGTGCCGGCCGTGCGCCGGGCGACCCTGCGCAGCGACCACCTGATGTACTCGTTCCTGCTCGGCGCGATGATCCTCGGGCTGACGGCGACCCTGCTGAACTCGGCCGGGATGACGGACGGTTACAACTACCGCGACGGCATCTCCGTCTGGTTCCGCAGCCTGTTCACCTTCACCCCGGACTACCACCTGATGGCGGGAGCCCCGCTCGCCTTCAAGATCCACATCCTGTTCGGCTTCACGCTGTTCGCGCTGATCCCGTACTCGCGCCTGGTGCACATGTTCTCGGTGCCGCTGAAGTACCTGTTCCGGCCGTACGTGGTCTACCGCAAGCGGGACCCGAAGCAGCTCGCCAACCGCCCGACCAAGCGCGGCTGGGAGCGGGTCTCTTGA
- a CDS encoding nitrate reductase subunit alpha, protein MHERHVRDGRGHQDAAESLIKAGSFFRTAEVSDDLRTVHHTGGRAAEAFYRDRWSHDKVVYSTHGVNCTGSCRWKVYVKDGIITWETQSTDYPSVGPDSPEYEPRGCPRGASFSWYSYSPTRVRYPYVRGALLEMYREAKARLGDPVEAWADIQADPVRRRTYQQARGKGGLVRATWEEATEIVAAAHVHTIKEHGPDRVAGFSPIPAMSMASHAAGARFHSLIGAPMLSFYDWYADLPVASPQVFGDQTDVPESGDWWDAAYLMMWGSNVPVTRTPDAHWMAEARYRGQKVVTVSPDYADNTKFADEWMHPHPGTDGALALAMGHVILKEFFVDKQTPFFTDYVRQYTDLPFLVSLTETEQGLVPGKFVTAADLGHDTENAQWKTVLIDDVTGEPVVPNGTLGHRWGKNEKPEWNLELGDTVPRLTLHDAAGESAEITLPRFEDDEQGVDQDGKPRGTIRRGVPVRRLATAGGERLVTTVFDLMLAQYGVGREGLPGVWPTGYEDASAPGTPGWQESLTSVPAAQAARVAREFAQTAEDSKGRCMILMGAGTNHWFHSETIYRSFLALLTLTGCQGRNGGGWGHYVGQEKCRPVTGWATLAAASDWSRPPRQMIGAAWFYLHTDQWRYDTLPAQALASPLASGAFEGMTGSDCLAASTRMGWMPSYPTFDRNSLELGEAEDPIAETVRQLKSGELGFAGEDPDAPGNWPRVLNVWRANLLGSSSKGNEYFLKHLLGTHSNLPEDGPRCTPKDVTYREEDVEGKLDLLMSMDFRMTSTTLLSDVVFPAATWYEKHDLSSTDMHPFLHAFTPAVDPPWQARSDYDAFKGLAERFGELAKTHLGVRKDLVATALQHDTPGGEMAQPGGVALDWSKGECEPVPGRTMYNLAVVERDYGAVGEKFAALGPLVDKLGVTTKAVTFDVAEEIAYLGAKNGTVRGGVADGRPRLETAQQACEAILSLSGTSNGRLATQGFETLEKKVGTPMAHLASEAEGKRITFADTQARPVPVITSPEWSGSESGGRRYTAFTINTEHLKPWHTLTGRQHFFIDHDWLHEVGESLPVYKPPLNMHTLYGEPELGTVDEKAKSVAVRYLTPHNKWAIHSQYQDNLYMMTLGRGGQTVWMSPQDADAIGVADNDWIEAVNRNGVITARAIVSHKMPPGTVYMNHAQERTVGVPKTEKTGRRGGIHNSLTRVMLKPTHLIGGYAQLTWAFNYLGPTGNQRDEVTVIRRRDQKVEF, encoded by the coding sequence TTGCACGAGCGCCACGTACGCGACGGACGCGGACACCAGGACGCCGCCGAATCTCTGATCAAGGCCGGCAGCTTCTTCAGGACCGCCGAGGTCTCCGACGACCTGCGGACCGTCCACCACACCGGCGGCCGCGCCGCGGAGGCCTTCTACCGCGACCGGTGGAGCCACGACAAGGTCGTCTACTCCACCCACGGCGTGAACTGCACGGGCTCCTGCCGGTGGAAGGTCTACGTCAAGGACGGGATCATCACCTGGGAGACCCAGTCCACCGACTACCCCTCCGTGGGGCCGGACAGCCCCGAGTACGAGCCCCGCGGCTGCCCGCGCGGCGCCTCGTTCTCCTGGTACTCCTACTCCCCCACCCGGGTGCGCTACCCATACGTGCGCGGCGCCCTGCTGGAGATGTACCGCGAGGCCAAGGCGCGCCTCGGCGACCCGGTCGAGGCCTGGGCCGACATCCAGGCCGACCCGGTGCGCCGGCGTACGTACCAGCAGGCGCGCGGCAAGGGCGGGCTGGTCCGGGCGACGTGGGAGGAGGCGACGGAGATCGTCGCCGCCGCGCACGTGCACACGATCAAGGAGCACGGTCCGGACCGGGTCGCGGGCTTCTCGCCGATCCCGGCGATGTCGATGGCCTCGCACGCGGCCGGCGCCCGCTTCCACTCGCTCATCGGTGCGCCGATGCTGTCCTTCTACGACTGGTACGCCGACCTCCCGGTCGCCTCCCCGCAGGTGTTCGGGGACCAGACGGACGTCCCGGAGTCGGGCGACTGGTGGGACGCCGCGTACCTGATGATGTGGGGCTCGAACGTCCCCGTCACCCGTACCCCGGACGCCCACTGGATGGCCGAGGCCCGCTATCGCGGCCAGAAGGTCGTCACCGTTTCCCCGGATTACGCGGACAACACCAAATTCGCCGACGAATGGATGCACCCGCACCCCGGTACGGACGGCGCGCTGGCCCTCGCGATGGGCCATGTCATCCTCAAGGAATTCTTCGTCGACAAGCAGACCCCCTTCTTCACGGATTACGTCCGCCAGTACACGGACCTGCCCTTCCTGGTCTCCCTCACCGAAACCGAACAGGGCCTGGTTCCGGGCAAATTCGTCACCGCCGCCGATCTCGGCCACGACACCGAGAACGCGCAGTGGAAGACGGTCCTGATCGACGACGTCACCGGCGAGCCCGTCGTCCCGAACGGCACCCTCGGTCACCGCTGGGGCAAGAACGAGAAGCCCGAGTGGAATCTCGAACTCGGCGACACCGTCCCGCGCCTGACCCTCCACGACGCCGCCGGCGAGAGCGCGGAGATCACCCTCCCCCGCTTCGAGGACGACGAGCAGGGCGTGGACCAGGACGGGAAGCCGCGCGGCACGATCCGCCGCGGCGTGCCCGTACGGCGCCTGGCGACCGCCGGCGGGGAGCGGCTGGTCACCACCGTCTTCGACCTGATGCTCGCCCAGTACGGGGTCGGCCGCGAGGGCCTGCCCGGCGTGTGGCCCACCGGCTACGAGGACGCGAGCGCCCCGGGCACCCCCGGCTGGCAGGAGTCGCTGACTTCGGTCCCGGCGGCCCAGGCGGCGCGCGTGGCACGGGAGTTCGCGCAGACGGCGGAGGACTCCAAGGGCCGCTGCATGATCCTGATGGGCGCGGGCACCAACCACTGGTTCCACTCCGAGACCATCTACCGTTCCTTCCTCGCGCTGCTCACCCTCACCGGCTGCCAGGGCCGCAACGGCGGCGGCTGGGGCCACTACGTCGGCCAGGAGAAGTGCCGCCCGGTCACCGGCTGGGCCACGCTGGCCGCCGCCTCCGACTGGTCGCGCCCGCCGCGCCAGATGATCGGCGCGGCCTGGTTCTACCTGCACACCGACCAGTGGCGCTACGACACCCTGCCGGCCCAGGCGCTCGCCTCCCCGCTCGCTTCCGGTGCCTTCGAGGGCATGACGGGCTCGGACTGCCTGGCGGCGAGCACCCGGATGGGCTGGATGCCCTCGTACCCGACCTTCGACCGCAACTCGCTGGAGCTGGGCGAGGCCGAAGACCCGATCGCGGAGACGGTTCGCCAGCTCAAGAGCGGCGAGCTCGGCTTCGCCGGCGAGGACCCGGACGCCCCGGGGAACTGGCCGCGCGTGCTCAACGTGTGGCGGGCCAACCTGCTGGGCTCCAGCTCCAAGGGCAACGAGTACTTCCTCAAGCACCTCCTGGGCACCCACTCCAACCTGCCCGAGGACGGGCCGCGCTGCACGCCGAAGGACGTCACGTACCGGGAGGAGGACGTGGAGGGCAAGCTCGACCTGCTCATGTCCATGGACTTCCGGATGACGTCCACGACGCTGCTCTCCGACGTGGTGTTCCCGGCGGCCACCTGGTACGAGAAGCACGACCTGTCCTCCACGGACATGCACCCCTTCCTGCACGCCTTCACCCCGGCCGTGGACCCGCCCTGGCAGGCCAGGTCGGACTACGACGCCTTCAAGGGCCTGGCCGAGCGCTTCGGCGAGCTCGCCAAGACCCACCTGGGCGTGCGCAAGGACCTGGTCGCCACCGCCCTGCAGCACGACACCCCGGGCGGCGAGATGGCCCAGCCGGGCGGGGTCGCGCTGGACTGGTCGAAGGGCGAGTGCGAGCCCGTACCGGGCCGGACCATGTACAACCTGGCGGTCGTGGAGCGGGACTACGGGGCGGTCGGCGAGAAGTTCGCCGCACTCGGCCCGCTCGTCGACAAGCTGGGCGTGACCACCAAGGCGGTCACCTTCGACGTGGCCGAGGAGATCGCCTACCTCGGCGCGAAGAACGGCACGGTCCGCGGCGGCGTCGCCGACGGCCGCCCGCGCCTGGAGACCGCCCAGCAGGCCTGCGAGGCGATCCTCTCCCTGTCCGGCACCAGCAACGGCCGCCTCGCCACGCAGGGGTTCGAGACCCTGGAGAAGAAGGTCGGCACCCCGATGGCCCACCTGGCCTCCGAGGCCGAGGGCAAGCGGATCACCTTCGCCGACACGCAGGCCCGCCCGGTCCCGGTGATCACCTCGCCGGAGTGGTCGGGCTCCGAGTCCGGCGGGCGCCGGTACACGGCCTTCACGATCAACACCGAGCACCTCAAGCCCTGGCACACCCTCACCGGCCGCCAGCACTTCTTCATCGACCACGACTGGCTGCACGAGGTCGGGGAGTCCCTCCCCGTCTACAAGCCGCCGCTGAACATGCACACCCTGTACGGGGAGCCCGAGCTCGGCACGGTCGACGAGAAGGCCAAGTCGGTGGCCGTCCGGTACCTGACCCCGCACAACAAGTGGGCGATCCACAGCCAGTACCAGGACAACCTCTACATGATGACCCTGGGCCGCGGCGGCCAGACGGTGTGGATGTCCCCGCAGGACGCCGACGCGATCGGGGTCGCGGACAACGACTGGATCGAGGCGGTCAACCGCAACGGCGTGATCACCGCCCGCGCGATCGTCTCCCACAAGATGCCGCCCGGCACGGTCTACATGAACCACGCGCAGGAGCGCACGGTCGGCGTCCCCAAGACGGAGAAGACCGGCCGCCGCGGCGGCATCCACAACTCGCTGACCCGGGTGATGCTCAAGCCCACCCACCTCATCGGCGGTTACGCCCAGCTGACCTGGGCCTTCAACTACCTCGGCCCGACCGGCAACCAGCGCGACGAGGTGACGGTCATCCGCCGCCGCGACCAGAAGGTGGAGTTCTAA